GCGTCCCCGGGTCACCCGTGAAGGAGAGGTCCATGCCGGAGCTCAGAGCATCGAAATACACGTTGTCCTGGGACCCCGAAGTCACTTCGTCCCACACCTCGGCCGAGAAGTCCTGCTGGGCCGTGAAGTGGAAGTTGCCGACGTCGAGTACGAACCCTGCCGGAGGAGACGCGAGCAGATAGGAGGTCACGGTCGCCCCGTCTCCGAGGTCGGTGATTTGCTCCACCGGCGCGCTCGTGTCGAGCACGATCGAGCCGTGCACGCTGGCACCGACGAACACGGAGTCGTCGAGCTGAACGGACGGGCTGTAGTCGGTCACCATCCCCGAGAACTGGATCGTCAGCGACGCAGCCCGCGCCGAGGCACCGATACTCGATACCAACACCGCAGACACCGCGAGCGTGAGCCACCGGCGAGCCACGCGGGGATTGTCCCATACGTATCCCGCAAGCCCAAGCGCAAGTGAGCTTGCGTCACGGCCCGCGGATCGGACTCAGTTCTTCTCGAACTCGGCCTGCCCGTGCTCCTGCCGCGCCGGCCGTTGCGCTAGGTCAGCTTTCGTCTCGCCGCGCTCAAGCAGAGCAAGCCGACGGCCAACAGCGCCCCCTCGACGGGCTCCGGCGCGAGGAACACACCGGATCCAGACGTCCAGGGCACGCCTTCGGGCAGCAGCAGCGAGAGGTGCGCAGTGTCACCGAAGTTCACCTCGGAGACGTGCGTGTGATCGCCCTGGTTGTTGTGGCTGATCGCGCTCGAGGTCCCGAGCCGCGCGTCGAAGCTGAAAGTGGGTGTCGACGGGGTGACGAGGAAGCTCGACGTGAGCACGACGTGCACGTTCTCGAGGTCGTCGATGTCGGCCGAATAGGTCGCGGCGCCCACGATCCGGGGATTGTCGAGGAAGAGACCGCCGCCGCCGCTGTACTCCTCGACGAAGACGGACGCGGTGTTCTCCTGGGTCTGGGTGTAGGTAGTCAGGAACGCGGCCAGCTGGGGGAAGGACTGGAATCCAACGGGATCATTGAGCAGGAACGCGCCGGAGACGTCCATGCGGAGCTCGACGATCCCGCTGTAGCCGCCTCCGACGGTGATCGTGTCGGAGATGTTGGCGATCGCGCTAGCGCCCGCGTTCACATCGATCGTTCCGGACGAGTAGGCCTGCGCGATGCTGTGAGACTTCAGCACTCCGGTCACGAGATCGGCCGTCGCCTCTCCGGTGCCGACCACCTCGTTGCCGTGACCGTCGTCGACCGGGTCATGTGCCGAGCAGGTGGCGAACTCGGTTCCGGTTTCCTGGAGACCCTGGCAGGTCGCCGTGGCGGGAGCCGCCTGCGCAAGGGACGGGCAGACCGCGACGAGCAGGATCACGGCTGCCGGCAACAGACCGATCCGAGATGGCATGGCGGCTCTCCCAGAGACTCGTGAGCCCTTGCGGGAGAATGCGCCTCCACAGGCGAGAGAATCAAGCGCTACCGGCGCTTCCCGAAGTATCTGGAAGCGGGCTGCCGTGCTGTCCGTTACGAAAAGGGGAACAAGAGTCTCATGGTCGGGGCGGGCGGATTTGAACCGCCGACCTCTTGGTCCCGAACCAAGCGCGCTACCAAGCTGCGCTACGCCCCGACGAGGCGCCGCAGCATAGCGCTAAGGTCTCGGCGTGAGCCACCTGGGTGCGAATCGGGGCCAGCGCAGCCCGGCCGTGCAGGCGGGGCTGATCTCGCTCGTGGCGAGCGTGGTGATCCTGGCCGCGAAGCTGGCGGCCTATCTCTACACGGGCTCCATGGCGCTCCTGGCCGATGCGGCGGAGTCGAGCGTGAACGTGATCGCCGCGTCGGTCATGACCTTCAGCGTGGCGGTCTCGCGCCGGCCGCCGGACGCCGACCACCCCTACGGCCACGGCAAGGCCGAGCCGCTGTCGGCGGCGGTCGAGGGGGCGCTCGTGGCGGGGGCGGCGCTCTTCATCGCGGTCGAGGCGGTGCGGCGGCTGGTCGTGGGGACGGAGCTCGGGCACCTGGGGCTCGGCATGGCGATCTCGGCGGCGGCCGGAGTCGCGAACCTGGTGCTGGGGGCGTATCTGCTGTGGGTCGCGCGGCGCGAGCGCTCCGAGGCGCTGCGGGCCGACGGCGTGCACGTGCTCTCGGACACGGTCACGACGGCGGCGAGCATCGCCGCGCTGGTCGCCGTGCAGGTCAGCGGCGTGGCTCTGATCGACCCGGTCGTGGCGCTGGTCGTGGCGGCGAACCTGGCCTGGGCGGGCGCGCGCGTGGTGCGCGGGTCACTCACGGGTCTGCTCGACGAGGCGGACTTCGGGCAGCTCGAGAGACTCGCCAAGGTGCTCGAGGGCGCGCGGCGGCCGGAGTGGTGTGACATCCACCAGCTGCGCTCGCGCGCGGGCGGCACGCGCCGTCACGTCGACCTGCACCTGGTGGTGCCGCGCTACTTCACCATGGACGAGGCGCATCGGGTCGAGGACGGGCTGGAGCAGGTGCTCGGGCATTCGATCGAAGGCGACGAGGATCTGGTGGTGCACATCGATCCCTGCCGGCCCGTCCACTGCGCGGGCTGCGCCATGCCGGCCTGCCCGGTGCGCTCGGCGCCGCCGGGCGAGCGGGCGGTGTTCGACGTGGACCACCTCACTCGCCCTGGGCCCATCTGAATCAGGGCGCGGCGGGTGCTAGGTTCCCGCCATGTCGTCCCCCCGCGGCATCGTGCTCGAGCCGGACATCCCGATCTGCCAGACCGATCTCCCGCTCGACTGGTACCAGCCCGAGTTCAAGCCCTACGCCGAGGAGTATCTCGCGCTGCCGGACCGGCTGCCCGGCACCGTGCTGCCCTGGATGGACCGCTACATCCTGCCGGCGCAGAAGCAGCTCGGCCCCGAGCTCGTGCTGCTCGCGCACTACTACATGGGCGGCGAGGTGGTGAAGCTCGTGGAGCGCTACGGTGGACTGATCGCCGACTCCTACCAGCTCGCGCGCGAGGCGGTGCTGCACCCCGACAAGCGCATCTTCGTCGAGTCGGCGGTGCACTTCATGGCCGAGGCGATCGCGCTGCTCGCCTCGCGCGAGCAACAGGTCTGGATCACGAACCCGAAGTCCGGCTGCACCATGGAGATGATGGCCAAGGAGTTCATGATCGCGCCCGCGTTCGCGAAGCTCGAGCGGCGCTGGGGCGACTCACTCCTGGTCATCGCCTACATGAACACGTCGGGGCGCGTGAAGGCGCTCGCGGGGCGCACGGGCGGGGCGGTCTGCACCAGCTCGAACGCGGGCGCGATCATGCGCTGGGCGCTCGCGCAGAAGAAGAAGATCTTCTTCGTGCCCGACCAGCACCTGGGCCGGAACGTCGCTGCCGAGATCGGGCTTCCGCCCGAGAAGATCCAGCTCATCCCGGGCGGGCACGAGGGCGGTGACTTGTCGGAGGCCGAGCTGCGCAAGCTCGACTCGGCCGAGCTCGTGCTCTGGGGCTCGTTCTGTGGCGTGCACACCATCTTCAAGCCGAGTCACGTGGCGTACTGGAAGGCGCGTGGCTACCGCGTGGCCGTGCACCCGGAGTCCCCGCGCGAGGTGGTGGCGGCGGCCGACGCGCACGGCTCGACGAGTCAGCTCTGGAAGCTCGTGCTCGACGCCCCGCGCGCTACGCGCTTTGCGATCGGCACCGAGGGTCACTTCGTGAGAAACCTGCGCGAGCAGGCGGCGCCGCGTGGGATCGAGGTCGTCCACCTGGCCGACGTGCCGGGCGACGCCGCGGCCGGCTGCGGCTGCGCCACCATGTCGCGCAACGACCCGCCGCACCTGGTGGCCCTGCTCGACCTGCTCGCCAAGGGCAAGGCGCCCGACCTGAACCGCGTGCTGCCGGGCGACGTGGTCGACGAGGTGACCGGCGCGCGCGAGAGACTCGACGCGGGCGGCCAGTCACGCGTGGCGGCCGAAGCGCGGCGCGCGCTCGAGAAGATGATCGAGATCACGGAGGCCGCGCGCTGATGGCGGACGCGTACGAGACCATCACCGACGACATGCGCCGCTTCATCGCAGCGCAGCACGTGTTCTTCGTGGCGACCGCGCCCTCGGGCTCGGAGGGGCGGGTGAATCTCTCGCCCAAGGGCCTCGACACGCTGCGCGTGCTCGACCTGCGCACCGTGGCGTATCTCGACTTCGTGGGCAGCGGCGTCGAGACCATCGCCCACCTGCGCGACAACGGGCGCATCGTGGTGATGTTCTGCGCGTTCGCGGGGCCACCGAAGATCGTGCGCCTGCACGGCCGCGCCGAGCCCGTCGAGCCCGGCGACCCGCGCTTCGAGTCACTCTGCGCCCTCTTCCCCGCCCAGTCCGGGGTGCGCTCGGTGATCCGGGTCGAGGTCGAGCGCACCAGTGAGTCGTGCGGCTACGGCGTGCCGCTCTACGAATACCAGGGCGAGCGCACGGCGCTGGGCGCCTGGGCCGCCAAGAAGGGCGCCGAAGGGCTCGAGCAGTACCAGCGCACGCGCAACGCCGAGAGCATCGACGGGCTGCCCGGCCTGCGCTGGGTGCGCGACGGCGAGCGGTGACGCGCGCCGTCCTGTTCGATCTCGACGGCACGCTCACCGACCCCAAGGCGGGCATCACCCGCTCGATCCAGCACGCGCTGCGCAAGCGCGGCCGGCCGGTGCCGCACGCCGACGCGCTGGAGGCGTTCATCGGCCCGCCGCTCGAGCACTCCTTCCGGACTCACTTCGCCATGAGCGAAGCCGACGCGCGCCAGGCGGTCGAGGACTACCGCGAGTATTTCGCGGAGCGCGGCCTGTACGAGAACGCGCTCTACCCGGCGATCCCGGAGCTCCTGGCCGAGCTGCGCGCCGCGGGCCTGCGGCTCGCGCTCGCGACCTCGAAGCCCACGGTGTTCGCCGAGCGCATCCTGACTCACTTCGGCCTGGCCAGCCACTTCGAGTGCGTGGTGGGCAGCTTCCTCGACGGCCGGCGGGTCGAGAAGTCGGAGGTCATCGCCGACGCGCTGGCGGCGCTCCCGGACGTGGCGCGCGCGCGGGCGCTGCACGTCGGCGATCGGCGCCACGACGTCGCCGGCGCGCGCGCCAACGGCATCGGCGCGATCGCGGTCGGCTGGGGCTACGGCACGCGCGCGGAGCTGGTCGAGGCCGGCCCGCAGGCGCTGGTCGAGTCAGTGCCCGCCCTGCGTCGCCTGCTGCTTGTCGATCTCCTCGAGCTTGCGGTCTAGCTCCTTCAGCTTCTCGTCGCGCGACTGCTCCTGGTCGATCTTCTGGAGCTTCTGGTCCAGCTCCTTGAGCCGCGCCTCGCGCGACTTCTTGACCTCTTCTGGCGCGGGCGTGATCGCCACCAGGCTCGGCGGCAGGTCGCCCTTCGTGGTCGGGAACCAGTTGCCGTCCCAGGCGAACGCGAGATACCAGCGGTTCAGCGCATAGCGGAACCAGTGCCCGTCCTTCGCGCAGTAGTAGAGGTTCGGGTCGAGCTCGGGCGCGCGCTTGCAGCCCTCGACCTCGCACTCCACCAGCGCGGGCGCGTGGTCGGCCTTGAACTTGTCGGGCACGGGGATGCGCTCTTCGGGGTGTGTGGGCGTGCTGCTCGAGCCCATGCTCACGATGCAGCCCGCGCAAAGTGACAGCGCGAGCGCCAGCGCGAGCCCGAGGCGACTCACCGCCCGACTCCGTCGAGCGCGAAGTCCGGCGGCACGTATCCGTGCTCGATCTGCGCCGAGCTCGCGCGCGCGGCGACCCGGCCCGCGGCGCGCGGGCTGCGCCCTGCGGCGCGCGCGAACAGGTACGCCGCCAGGAACACGTCGCCGGCGCCGGTCGGGAAGCGGCGCGGCGCCGGTACCGCGGCGATCTCGTCGACCCCGTCGTGGGTCACGAGCAGCGCGCCGCGCGCCCCGCGCGTGACCAGCAGCTCGGGCAGCGCGTACTCGCGCTGGAACGCGCGCAGCGTCATGCCCTCGAGCAGCACCGCGATCTCCTCCTCTGCGGCCTTCGCCACGGACACGTGCGCGAGATAGTCCTTGAGCTCCGCGTTGGGGGCCAGGCGCGTGCCGGCCGGCGAGCGCTCGCGCGCCAGGCCCTGCAGGTCGATGCCGACGTGGCCGCGCAAGACCGAGAGTGTCTCCGGCAGGATGTCGCGCCGGTGCAGCGGTCCCAGGTGGATCGCGTCGGCGGCGCGCCAGTCCGGCGGCAAGTCAGCGGGCGCGATCGGGTCCGAGGTCGCGAGCAGCTCGTGCAGGTCCTCGCTCCCGCTGTAGTCGTTGGCGTAGGTCGTGGTCTCGCGGCTGGGCAGCGCGCGCGTCTCGACCCGGGCGGCGCGCAGGGCGCCGAGCAGCTCGGGCGCGTCCTGGGGGCGGCAGCGCGTCACGATGCGCGCATTCGCGCCCAGGGCGGCGAAGGCCAGACCCGCGTAGTGGACCACCCCGCCGGCCGACGAAGCGCCGCCCGGCTCGACGTCGCGGGTGATCGCGCCGAGGACCAGCGCCGAGAGGCCGAGCGATTCGCCCATCCCCGGAGATTACCGTTCCCCGCATGGTAGATTCGAGCCTTGCGGGGGGAGCCATGCGAAGGGACCTCACCGTGCCGATCCGACGCGCTCTCGCGACTGCCCTTCTGACCTGCCTGCTCGCGGGCTCCTGGGCCTGCCGCCACGACCCCGAGGACGAGCACCTGGCCAGCGTCCAGGTCGCCGGCGTGCACGTGGATCCCGAGACCTCGAGCCCGGTGGTCGAGCTGGTCGAAAAAGGCGAGCGCGGGCGCAGCCTGGGCATCTGGGTCGGTGAGTCCGAGGCCGAGTCGATCGCGCGCGCGATCGAGCACCAGCCGAGCCCGCGCCCCAACTCGCACGACCTGCTCATGAGCGTGCTCGAGCAGATCCACGGCCACGTGAAGCGCACGGTCGTGACCGAGCTGCACGAAGGCACCTACTACGCGGTGATCGAGCTCGAGCTGCGCGGCCGCAGCCTGCGCGTCGACGCGCGGCCCAGCGACGCCATCGCCGTGGCGCTGCGCGCCGGAGCGCCGGTCATGGTGCGCGACACG
The Myxococcota bacterium DNA segment above includes these coding regions:
- a CDS encoding cation diffusion facilitator family transporter; translated protein: MSHLGANRGQRSPAVQAGLISLVASVVILAAKLAAYLYTGSMALLADAAESSVNVIAASVMTFSVAVSRRPPDADHPYGHGKAEPLSAAVEGALVAGAALFIAVEAVRRLVVGTELGHLGLGMAISAAAGVANLVLGAYLLWVARRERSEALRADGVHVLSDTVTTAASIAALVAVQVSGVALIDPVVALVVAANLAWAGARVVRGSLTGLLDEADFGQLERLAKVLEGARRPEWCDIHQLRSRAGGTRRHVDLHLVVPRYFTMDEAHRVEDGLEQVLGHSIEGDEDLVVHIDPCRPVHCAGCAMPACPVRSAPPGERAVFDVDHLTRPGPI
- the nadA gene encoding quinolinate synthase NadA; amino-acid sequence: MSSPRGIVLEPDIPICQTDLPLDWYQPEFKPYAEEYLALPDRLPGTVLPWMDRYILPAQKQLGPELVLLAHYYMGGEVVKLVERYGGLIADSYQLAREAVLHPDKRIFVESAVHFMAEAIALLASREQQVWITNPKSGCTMEMMAKEFMIAPAFAKLERRWGDSLLVIAYMNTSGRVKALAGRTGGAVCTSSNAGAIMRWALAQKKKIFFVPDQHLGRNVAAEIGLPPEKIQLIPGGHEGGDLSEAELRKLDSAELVLWGSFCGVHTIFKPSHVAYWKARGYRVAVHPESPREVVAAADAHGSTSQLWKLVLDAPRATRFAIGTEGHFVRNLREQAAPRGIEVVHLADVPGDAAAGCGCATMSRNDPPHLVALLDLLAKGKAPDLNRVLPGDVVDEVTGARERLDAGGQSRVAAEARRALEKMIEITEAAR
- a CDS encoding pyridoxamine 5'-phosphate oxidase family protein, whose amino-acid sequence is MADAYETITDDMRRFIAAQHVFFVATAPSGSEGRVNLSPKGLDTLRVLDLRTVAYLDFVGSGVETIAHLRDNGRIVVMFCAFAGPPKIVRLHGRAEPVEPGDPRFESLCALFPAQSGVRSVIRVEVERTSESCGYGVPLYEYQGERTALGAWAAKKGAEGLEQYQRTRNAESIDGLPGLRWVRDGER
- a CDS encoding HAD family hydrolase, which produces MTRAVLFDLDGTLTDPKAGITRSIQHALRKRGRPVPHADALEAFIGPPLEHSFRTHFAMSEADARQAVEDYREYFAERGLYENALYPAIPELLAELRAAGLRLALATSKPTVFAERILTHFGLASHFECVVGSFLDGRRVEKSEVIADALAALPDVARARALHVGDRRHDVAGARANGIGAIAVGWGYGTRAELVEAGPQALVESVPALRRLLLVDLLELAV
- a CDS encoding PfkB family carbohydrate kinase, producing MGESLGLSALVLGAITRDVEPGGASSAGGVVHYAGLAFAALGANARIVTRCRPQDAPELLGALRAARVETRALPSRETTTYANDYSGSEDLHELLATSDPIAPADLPPDWRAADAIHLGPLHRRDILPETLSVLRGHVGIDLQGLARERSPAGTRLAPNAELKDYLAHVSVAKAAEEEIAVLLEGMTLRAFQREYALPELLVTRGARGALLVTHDGVDEIAAVPAPRRFPTGAGDVFLAAYLFARAAGRSPRAAGRVAARASSAQIEHGYVPPDFALDGVGR
- a CDS encoding bifunctional nuclease family protein, whose amino-acid sequence is MPIRRALATALLTCLLAGSWACRHDPEDEHLASVQVAGVHVDPETSSPVVELVEKGERGRSLGIWVGESEAESIARAIEHQPSPRPNSHDLLMSVLEQIHGHVKRTVVTELHEGTYYAVIELELRGRSLRVDARPSDAIAVALRAGAPVMVRDTLFRAADIPDDEHRLEI